In one window of Nitrospira sp. DNA:
- a CDS encoding radical SAM protein, which yields MKVSLLFPPTWHPSQPYLSLPSLTGFLHQGGVKDVSQRDLGIELLDQLLTRSFGAEVHEQLLAKQRELEKSTSGETGPGSREHAAKIAESLDRFPYLIDRVELAKETLRSEAFYDLDAYRGSLFMIDKWLELVSSVYFPTRLTVVDNQFSNYSIYSSKDLMKVIRDEVQNPYISLFRDKFIPSIVNDRPDLIGVSITATSQIIPGLTLCRLIKEAAPDLHITIGGSIFTRLVDNIRRCPSLFDITDDIVVFEGETALLELVNQMAGKKDFSKVPNLIYRQNGKITVNQPFYSENVNQLPAPNYDGFPLDKYLSPEPVLPVQFSRGCYYKDCAFCALTLDHQNFRQKEPGRTIEELKWLKERYGAQNFFFTDECFALAPTKRLCQQMTEQKLDIKWTCEMRFEKNLSRELLTSMRDAGCLKIVFGLESFNQRIMDFMKKGIKQEWVRRIADDCVDLGIAVHCYIIVGFPTEKEEEALETMNFIVENKKLHESFGFSCQPCLFDLEKEAPIMSDPGGYGIRRIMRPSAEDLSLGFFYEVQEGMTPDESEKLYQHVYERVSEVVCELPFNYSMADGLLYIAHEKAQAVQAPQPISAS from the coding sequence ATGAAAGTATCGTTGTTGTTTCCGCCTACCTGGCATCCCTCTCAACCGTATCTCAGTCTCCCCTCTCTCACCGGATTCCTGCACCAGGGTGGCGTCAAAGACGTCTCTCAGCGGGATCTTGGAATCGAGTTGCTCGACCAACTTCTGACCCGCTCATTTGGGGCTGAGGTTCATGAACAGTTGCTCGCAAAGCAGCGGGAGCTGGAAAAGAGTACGTCTGGAGAGACTGGTCCGGGAAGCCGTGAGCACGCGGCCAAAATTGCGGAGTCGCTTGATCGGTTCCCCTATTTGATCGATCGGGTAGAGCTGGCAAAAGAGACGCTGCGTAGCGAGGCGTTTTACGATCTCGATGCCTATCGCGGCAGTCTCTTCATGATCGATAAATGGCTGGAGTTGGTGTCGTCGGTGTATTTCCCGACAAGATTGACGGTCGTCGATAATCAGTTCAGCAACTATTCGATCTATTCCTCGAAAGACCTCATGAAGGTCATTCGAGATGAAGTGCAGAATCCCTACATCAGCCTGTTCCGCGATAAATTTATTCCATCGATTGTGAACGATCGCCCGGATCTTATCGGGGTGTCGATCACGGCCACGTCGCAGATTATTCCCGGACTGACGCTGTGCCGATTGATCAAAGAAGCGGCTCCCGATCTGCATATTACGATCGGAGGCAGTATATTCACCCGCCTGGTCGATAATATCCGCCGCTGTCCGAGTTTGTTTGATATTACCGATGACATCGTCGTGTTTGAAGGAGAGACGGCGTTGCTGGAGTTGGTCAATCAGATGGCCGGGAAGAAAGATTTCAGCAAGGTGCCGAATCTGATCTATCGCCAAAACGGGAAGATTACGGTCAATCAGCCGTTCTATTCAGAGAATGTGAACCAGTTGCCTGCGCCGAACTACGACGGGTTTCCGCTGGATAAGTATCTCTCTCCTGAACCGGTGTTGCCGGTCCAATTCTCGCGCGGGTGCTACTACAAAGATTGCGCCTTCTGCGCCCTCACGCTCGATCACCAGAATTTCAGGCAGAAGGAGCCGGGCCGGACGATCGAAGAGCTGAAATGGCTCAAGGAGCGGTACGGGGCGCAGAACTTCTTTTTTACCGACGAGTGTTTTGCCCTCGCGCCCACCAAGCGGCTCTGTCAGCAGATGACCGAGCAGAAGCTGGATATCAAATGGACCTGCGAAATGCGGTTCGAAAAGAATCTTTCACGTGAACTTCTGACGTCCATGCGTGACGCCGGCTGTCTCAAGATTGTGTTCGGATTGGAGTCCTTCAATCAGCGCATCATGGATTTCATGAAGAAGGGTATCAAGCAGGAGTGGGTCCGGAGGATCGCCGACGACTGTGTGGATCTTGGGATCGCGGTGCACTGTTACATCATCGTCGGATTTCCTACGGAGAAGGAAGAAGAAGCGCTGGAAACCATGAACTTCATCGTGGAGAACAAAAAGTTGCACGAGTCGTTCGGGTTCTCCTGCCAGCCCTGCCTGTTCGACCTTGAGAAGGAAGCCCCGATCATGAGCGATCCTGGAGGATATGGGATACGCAGAATCATGCGGCCCTCTGCAGAGGATCTGAGTCTGGGGTTCTTTTATGAGGTGCAGGAGGGGATGACGCCGGACGAGTCGGAAAAGCTCTATCAGCATGTTTATGAACGGGTCAGTGAAGTGGTTTGCGAATTGCCCTTCAATTATTCGATGGCGGACGGATTGCTCTACATTGCGCATGAAAAGGCGCAGGCTGTCCAGGCGCCGCAGCCGATCAGCGCGTCCTAG
- a CDS encoding ethylbenzene dehydrogenase-related protein, translating to MRVVQTTNKKLVFSILLSALVVGVMLTIGQVPLAVSQPVTIPAKAVKGPIPMDGANPVWESVPGVIVPLSGQLITTPMHPNISVKSMFVKAMSNGKELGLRVEWSDQTKNDTAIGPQDFRDQAAIMFPVTTSGAPPFQCMGQSGGTTNIWRWNAEWQKDLGKDSAGMWDVDDQYPGIFWDYYFEEPAGGVTYPDRIGRSLGPFNSGIWSGNIMSDPTLRVSSVEDLNANGFSTLTTQSHQDVFGNGVWEPSGSVKGGGYTGPTWRVVIKRSLETSDANDTQFKAGMSVPIAFAVWDGNNIERNGMKALSTWFTLKLP from the coding sequence ATGAGAGTTGTGCAGACGACCAACAAGAAATTGGTGTTTAGCATTCTGCTCTCTGCCCTCGTCGTCGGCGTCATGCTGACGATCGGGCAAGTGCCCTTGGCCGTAAGCCAGCCGGTCACGATTCCGGCGAAGGCAGTCAAGGGACCGATTCCCATGGATGGCGCCAACCCCGTGTGGGAAAGCGTTCCTGGTGTAATCGTTCCGTTGAGCGGTCAGCTGATCACCACCCCGATGCACCCGAACATCTCGGTGAAGTCGATGTTCGTGAAGGCGATGAGCAACGGTAAGGAGCTCGGCCTGCGCGTGGAGTGGAGCGATCAGACGAAGAATGACACAGCGATTGGTCCGCAGGACTTCCGCGACCAGGCTGCGATCATGTTCCCGGTGACCACGTCCGGTGCGCCACCTTTCCAGTGTATGGGTCAATCCGGCGGAACCACCAACATCTGGCGGTGGAACGCGGAATGGCAGAAAGACCTTGGTAAGGACAGCGCGGGCATGTGGGACGTGGACGATCAGTACCCAGGCATTTTCTGGGACTACTATTTCGAAGAGCCGGCCGGTGGCGTGACCTATCCTGATCGGATCGGTCGGAGCCTTGGGCCATTCAACTCAGGTATCTGGTCCGGTAACATCATGTCCGATCCGACGCTCCGTGTGAGCTCGGTTGAAGACCTGAATGCCAACGGATTCAGCACCCTCACCACCCAATCCCATCAGGACGTGTTCGGGAACGGTGTGTGGGAGCCGTCAGGCTCCGTCAAGGGTGGCGGTTACACTGGTCCGACCTGGCGCGTGGTCATCAAGCGCAGCCTGGAGACCAGCGATGCGAACGATACGCAGTTCAAGGCGGGAATGTCTGTGCCCATCGCGTTTGCAGTGTGGGATGGGAACAACATTGAGCGCAACGGTATGAAGGCGCTCTCCACCTGGTTCACGCTCAAGCTTCCGTGA
- a CDS encoding molecular chaperone TorD family protein translates to MTSKQSVQTATSTAATVIPTIPTIKDSPAVERALNRSKLYLLVSWSLLYPEDEEFLDYLQCGEFVEDGRAALDALQAALDANQGGDRAKLKLAALKKQLDNVEKLVASECVNWQLSDLQSEHRRVFSNVITLDCPPYETLFGNDHVFAQSHTMGDIAGFYKAFGVELSKDIHERLDHLSVEFEFMHFLAYKESYSRCHDGADKTQIVVDAQKKFVKNHIGRWVPLFCRMLTKKSDSGLFKIVADMTSDWIEFETAFLGVTPQPYTETDYRPATFNSPEGQTYECGAQDQGNELSVLLNEVGAQSFLDVKDKDKDKEEGGPVGTA, encoded by the coding sequence ATGACGAGTAAACAATCGGTGCAGACTGCAACATCTACCGCTGCTACCGTTATCCCTACCATCCCGACGATCAAAGACTCTCCCGCCGTTGAGCGAGCGCTCAATCGCAGCAAGCTCTATCTCCTTGTTTCCTGGAGCCTTTTGTATCCGGAAGACGAGGAGTTTCTTGATTACTTGCAGTGCGGGGAGTTTGTGGAAGACGGTCGCGCGGCATTAGATGCCCTCCAGGCGGCCTTGGATGCCAATCAGGGCGGAGATCGCGCGAAGCTGAAGCTGGCTGCGTTGAAAAAGCAGTTGGATAATGTCGAAAAGCTGGTGGCGTCAGAATGCGTGAACTGGCAGTTGAGCGATCTGCAGTCGGAGCATCGGCGTGTGTTCAGCAATGTGATCACGCTGGATTGTCCGCCGTACGAAACCCTCTTCGGCAACGATCACGTGTTTGCGCAGTCCCATACCATGGGCGACATCGCCGGCTTCTATAAGGCGTTTGGCGTCGAGTTGTCGAAGGATATTCATGAGCGGCTCGACCACCTCAGCGTCGAGTTCGAGTTCATGCACTTCTTGGCCTACAAAGAATCGTATTCCCGCTGCCATGACGGTGCCGACAAGACGCAGATCGTTGTGGATGCGCAGAAAAAGTTTGTTAAAAATCACATCGGGCGATGGGTTCCTCTGTTTTGCCGGATGTTGACGAAAAAGTCCGATTCCGGTCTGTTCAAGATCGTCGCGGATATGACCTCTGATTGGATTGAGTTCGAAACCGCGTTCCTCGGAGTCACCCCGCAGCCTTACACAGAAACAGATTATCGTCCGGCGACCTTTAATTCGCCTGAAGGTCAGACGTACGAGTGCGGAGCGCAGGACCAGGGGAATGAGTTGAGCGTGTTGTTGAATGAAGTCGGCGCGCAGTCCTTCCTGGATGTGAAGGACAAGGATAAGGACAAGGAGGAGGGCGGACCAGTCGGAACCGCGTAG
- a CDS encoding 4Fe-4S dicluster domain-containing protein, which yields MSVAKAAQEFSRHVDAAPEAPAPVLRTDWLRPPGAVEEVLFLERCTKCGDCIKACDPGAIVCHGGDGTPVIFADQSPCLLCDDLPCIAACATDALRPVDRMPDIRLGVAVVSQRLCTAGQGCHACVSKCPVDALSMDFSAMRLEVSAESCVGCGMCEHICNTVNDHVAIRVTPVRQLAGF from the coding sequence ATGTCTGTCGCCAAGGCGGCGCAGGAGTTTTCTAGGCACGTTGATGCTGCGCCTGAAGCGCCGGCTCCGGTCTTGCGGACGGATTGGCTTCGGCCGCCGGGGGCTGTGGAAGAAGTCTTGTTTTTGGAGCGCTGCACGAAATGCGGCGATTGTATCAAGGCCTGCGATCCTGGGGCGATTGTCTGCCATGGCGGGGATGGGACCCCGGTGATTTTTGCCGACCAGTCGCCCTGTCTCTTGTGTGACGATCTTCCCTGCATTGCCGCCTGTGCGACTGACGCGTTGCGGCCGGTCGATCGGATGCCTGATATTCGACTGGGTGTGGCGGTGGTATCTCAGCGGCTGTGCACGGCCGGGCAGGGGTGTCATGCCTGCGTTTCGAAGTGTCCTGTGGATGCCTTATCAATGGATTTTTCGGCCATGCGGCTTGAGGTATCCGCAGAGAGTTGCGTGGGTTGTGGTATGTGCGAACATATCTGTAATACCGTCAATGATCATGTGGCGATCCGTGTGACGCCTGTGCGGCAACTCGCCGGGTTCTGA